The DNA window TATTTCGAAGCTTAAACAGAGCCGCTTCTTATTGGTTTATCTGGGTCAAAAGGGTAATTACGCGGCACAAGAAGGCACTTGCCAAATACCTACCCTAATATGGTATCAGACAAGGGAGCTCAGTCTTGACAGAGGAATGACTATAAGCTTGGCAGATGTCGATCAAAAAGGTCCTTGGGGTACGGCAATTCAAACATCCGGCTTGGTACACTGTGGTATCCATCAAAGACAAGATGCAACTGgttcttcctttttttgcttctCGTATGAGATACACTAGCACATTTATCAGAACTTACAAACTCACACAGCGTTCCTGTTGTGATTGCCGTGCGCCGAAAACTATCGGACCTTTACTTTTGCGCACGATTGTCTCGGCATTACTCATCATAATCGAGGCTGATGACCACTACCTAAGACATCGCATTATTTCCAGGCCTATGAAAAGACACATTACCGAGAGCTTCACTTTCCATGCTATGATCAACATCTATGATGTCAATGTATCGACTGCGGAGGCAACCGAGGAGGAGCTTCAGTTGCTCTGTTCTCAGACAGCTCGCCACGATTCCTCATCCTGACCTTTCATCTCACAAAACATGCGACAAAATCAGGTCAGATTACTCCCAAACGCCAATGTTCATCTTCCAATCATGAGGAACATTTGCCTTCACTGATATCGTCGCTTAAACAGCGAACTGACGGCGTTGCCCCAAGATGCTACACGCATGTTCGTACGAATCCTACGTCTTTCCCTTCACCAAAACCACCTGCCATTGTTCATCTTAAAAACCTTCGCATGATTACTCGAGATACATTCTAAGTAGAGCCGTGCAGTCTCCTATGAGGCTGCCAGCCCGAGCAGTTATCCCCTCCTCCATTGACACAATCGCAACCTTGTCCATATAACCGCTCGCCTTGGTTGGGGCATGGGAATGAGACAAGTCGGTGCTGTTTGGTAAGCCCGTAATAACATCCCTGTCGCCCTGAGTTCCTCGGCCTATTAGAGGATAAAACGTcggttcatcatcatcaatgatGATATCGACCGCATACACGTGCATGAAGATTCCACCGCCGATATCCTCCAGCTTTTGCTGCTCATGTGAAAAAAAAACcgaaaagaaacagaaaagaaacaagccaatataaaaggaaaagatgaggaagagggaTAAGTAATCCCCCTAGGTAGAAGGTTGACCATGATCGACAGAACATTGCTGTATGAATCCCAAGTTCAGTATACATGATCACACCTCTCCTACATAATCTGATCCTGAGTCAAGCCACCATGAGGATCTGTGTCCATGACGTCGTTTCCGCCTTGGTTGAGGTACTTCACGAAGCTCAAGTTGAGGGGGCGACCGCCGTATTGATAGCCCTGGAACTTGGTAATGGCAGTCTCAGCGGTCTCGGCTGAGTCAAAGCGAACGACGCCAGTGCCACGGGAGCGACCGCTGGGCTCATACTGGATCTCGGCTTGCTCGACCTTACCGATGGTGGTGAATAGCTCGACCAAGTCATCGTTACTTGTCGACCAGGGCAGCTGTGCGTTGAGTTAGTAGTGACTCGTGCCTACATAACGTGGGGAATAGCCTTACGTTGCGAACATAGATGACCTCTCCTCTATCACCCCCGGCCGTGGCGTAATCAGTGAAGGGATTAGGAGGGACGGAGCTGGCAGGAGGCTCAAAGCCGGGTCCACCAGGGGCACCTCCGCCGAATCCTCCACGACCGAAGCCGCCTCCAAAACCACCACGTCCACCGCCGAAGCCGCCGCGACCACCGAATCCTCCACCGAATCCTCCGCGCATGCCACCACCGAAGCCACCTCGGCCACCGAAGCCCATGCCGGGTCCACTTCCGGCGTAGCGGTCTTCACGAACCTCGATAACACGGCCTTGCCAATCGTAGCCATTAAACTGCGCAATGGCGTTGCGGGCATCGTCGGGGCTCTCGAAGACAACAATACCAGATCCCTTGGGACGACCATCAGGTCCGATATGGACGTCGGCTCGAATTACTGCGCCGTTTCGAGCTATGTGACAGTTAGACTCCAGTCCCAACGGGTCCTGGGTTCAGAAAGAAGGCGGGGGGCCAATACGTACCAGCTTGACGGAACAAGTCTTTGAGATCCTGCCAGCCTACGTTGAAGGGAAGCTACTGCACGTCAACTCTTGTTCATCGCATTCACACAAACCGGGGTTGAACAAACGTTGGCCACATAGATCTGGCGGCCGCCGCCACCAGGAGCACCACCGCTGGGAGCAACACCGCCATATGCAGGGTTGAAATGGCCGGGcatgccgccgccgccgccgaagCCGCCGCGATTGCCGCCAGTGGCTCCAATAAACCGAGGCTCAGCCTCACGGTCCTTGTGTTTTTGTCAGCGTGGTGCCTCTGCATGACTTGCGGATGTTGTTACTTACCTCACGCACGTAGACTAGACGACCCATGAGATTCTGGTTGCTCAGTTGGGCAACAGCCGCTTGGGCTTGCTCCCGTGTCGCATATTCCACAATTCTGTAGAGCTGTCAGTCAGGTTCGAAGAGGCTCGAATAGAAATCGACTTACCCGCATCCCTACAATTAACCCAGGACAACGTCCCACCCGTCAACCCAACCGTCCATAAGTGCTAGAGGGAATGAAGAACCACAAAGgaaagcctgccaagggaaaagaaaaaaatcaTGCGATGAAGCCCACCTTCGACATTCCGTTGGGAAGCAAGAGCACGTCGGCAAAGAGCACCTCTCCAGCTATACCATTTCGTCAGTCCCATGTGTTCCACCTGCGTTCCGCGGCGTTGAAAGCCTCACCCTGTCTCATGAAGTCCTTGAGATGGTGCCACTTGACATCGTACGAGAGGTTGCCGACGTAGACTCGGCGGTCCTGTTGGGACGATTCGCGAATGTTGTTCATCATTTGTTCTCGAGCAACGGCTCGTTCTTCGTAAGATCGGTGAGGGGCCTGTCCACCGTATCCTGCACTTGGTCCTCCACCTGATGCGCCTGTGCTAGTCATGGGCGAGCGATCACGGTTTCTTCGATAGTCGTCCCGACTTCCTGATCGGCTACGGGGGGAGTAGGAGCGGCGTCGGTGTGACCTTTCGGGGCTTCTTGAGCGTCTGCGGGGAGATCGTGACCTCTCACGCTGGAGATTGTTAGCTGGGCGAAGCACAAGTGAAGAAGCCATATCAAAAGCTTAATTTCGTCAAGTGAACGCCAATAGTGTGCAGAATGAGGGGTATTGTGAACTGAGATGTTCCGGGTAAAACAAGGTTGCGAGCGCAAATGGAGTTGATTCACTGCCCGCCGCTGTTGCTGCCACTGTCAACGCATTGCCCGTTTGTAAAAATAAACGAGCAGTGCTAAGCAGTGACTTTACTCGGCAGCTGTCTGTGGGCACATAGAAAAACAGGAAGCAACAACCAAGATGCGCCGCGACAACCGGTCTCGGGGCAATGGAGTTGTCGAGAGCTCCTTCCAGATATTCAAGTTGCGCTCGGGTTTCTTGAGAAAGCGGGGGAGGAGCAAAGGCCGCAAGCCGATCTGGCGCGGGGGGGCGCACAAACTCGGCATGGCGACAGAGCATTTGCGCAGAAGAGAagcaacaacatcaacagacAAGTGCGGTTGAATGGCGAAGTTGGGGAAAGCCAGGAATGAATCACTTTACTTACGGGTCGATAAGTATCACCGGAATCAGCTATAGAAAGGTGAGCGTCAGAATCGGACAAGTCAGGAAAGAATAGAACCTCTGCGAAAGATGCGCAATAATGAAAAAAGGTGAGGGAGAGGAAAAGTGTTTGAAGTAACAGGGAGTAATGGTAGCTTAGTTGAGGTAGGCAGAGAGGTCAACCTCTTTAGTGGAGGGGTGGTAGCAGAGCCGGGTGGACCTTGGCGGGAGATGCAGGTAAGGGGGCTCGATAATGCAATGCAGTGAATGGATGGGGAAGGACGATGCGAGGAAGAGACGACTGGAAGGGCTTTGTTGGAGTGGAATGGGGGATGCCCGAGACTGCATCAAGCAAGAAGTGGTATCACATTGATTGATGAAGACACTCCAAGGAGTGGGATCGCATGCGCAGATACAACAATGCAAgacacagcagcaacaggcaAGCTCAGGATCTGTTGTGTTCGGGCTTTGGGAACCAAAAGACTCAGATCATGGCTTGAATTGGGCTCAGCATGGCCCGGGAGAAGATGGATGTGCTAGGGCTGGGCAACTACAGTAGAGTCGCCGAGCCTCGAGGAGCCTTCGAGGACGACAATGGACACTGCAAGATCAAAACAACAAAAGACCGGCACACATGTTGCCTCGCAGACGCGTGAGTGTATGGCTAGCCATCACAGTATACCTAACAAGTAGCAACTGCTGCGGCCCATGGGAAGAAACTAGAAACAGAGGAACCAAGCGAGAGATATTATCAACATACCCATTGTGTGATTGTTGTTCAGTCGCGTGTGTAATACGTTTTGTCTGTGTTTCTGTCTGGATGTACAGAAAGAAATGTCCCTTTTGGTTGGGGTGGGTGTCCTTGTCGCGTAATAAGGTAGATTGGTAGGTATTGTGAGCGACGAGTGACGGGTGCGAGTTCGGGCAGCAGATGAACTGGCGCGACCAGTTTCTAGGAAGGGTAGGTCGCGGCGGAGGGGAGCGGAGACGGGCCGTAGGTGTCCACGTTTCGTAGTGGAATATTATGAGACCAAGCGATCGATGAGCCGAAGATAGGTTACTATGGGGGTGACGAATGCGTAGGCAGTCAAGATGTCGTTACTGGAGGCTAATAAAAGTGCCTGGACAGCAGGGCCTAAACAAGACAAGCCACGAACAGGATCCACGGACGGTCAACCAGCTACGGTTATCGAATAAAAATTGCAAGCAAGCACCCAGGAAGGACTATGCAGGCCACAAATGAATCACAGTTCACTTGCGTGGGCTGGATATGTAGGCTTGGCTTGACTGGGCTGGGCTGAAAAGGGTCTCGGCGTGCGGCGTGGTGGTACAGTACCAGATACCAACGTCGGGGAATTGGTTGGTCGGGTTGGTcgacttttttctttcgcCAGGGACGGGAGAGTGTCGGCTTCTGGGCGCTTTCAAGGGGGTTTGAAAAGACGACAGCGATGGGAGGATGATGGTTGAGGAAGTCTGTGGCTCTTTAGTGCTGACTGTCAAGGTTCTTCTCACTCCCTCTTCTTGTGTcgtaaaaagaaaaagaacgcGTTGGGCAAGAAATGAGGATGGACCAGGCGACGAATAAGGACACGGGACCGGGGTAAGACCAGGGACACAGGGCAGGACCGGGACGTGATGGGATCCACTCTAAAGCTTACTGGACATGAGCATGATAACACGAGGTGCCATGAAAGTTACGTTGCCAGTCTACTGTATACAGTACAGCCCACAATGTCAAAGTCAGGACTACTGTAGCAGTATTATTGACTTGCAGCACATGAGTTTCGGGGCTCTAACCTGGGCAGGTCTGCGTGGCTACGTCTCTACGTGTGCTTACTGGTTTTATGGCCCCAGGTATAatcatcttgttcttctATGTCAGTCGAAATTATATCATACTACTGGTTCGAAACCACATATACTAGCATTGAGAATCGAAACTCCTCAGCTCTCGGAGGACATTGCTTCAACAGCTATTATCCTCAACGGGTATTGAAAGGGCCAGAGGTCCAGTTCTGCAAGGTGCTGGGATTGTTGTCTTGTACTGGTGCAGATGACTGCTGGTACCTTCGCCTACACTCTTTCAGGTCAAGTAACATAGCGTTAGTTATGCACTACCACAGGATATCAAAGCACTCATCTAATTATGTATTGTCTGCCATGGTTCAGTTTTGGTAGATAAATTTGTTTATGCAATGCTTGCCTACCTGCCTAGCAATAGCGTCAATCCAGCGTAAAATGTCTCTCCTTGAGCGATTATTGGACTGTTTTACTGTGTGTGCCAAAATACACTAATAAAGTACCAGGGACAAGGGAGAGGCGAATTCAACAACAGCTCATGGTTCTGTCGTGTTGGGTAATTGTTGATTCcaggcttattattaatctcCGGATCTGCAGCTTAGTTAGATCCATTACAGTCCTTACTGCGCACTCACACCATACGGTGTCTGTTACGCAAGAATGAAAGGGACTTGCCAATTTCTTTCGCAGGGCTGAATTGAGACCGATGTGTTTTTTCAACGACATGTTCCCACCACTGACTGCCTCGCCAAATCTACGGAAACGAAGTCTATGAGATGCCGGCATAAACTCACTCTACCTGTACTTTTCTGCAGTGTCACCAAAACCAGAACCCACACAAAAATGGGTGAAACCTGCTATCCGCCGAACAGTCTACCGAAACGATTTCGAAACTGTGTCTAGGTATTCAAGCATCAGAAGTGCAGCTGAATGTATGCAATGAGAGCCGTGATTGGTTTGTGTGACATCTCGATTCTCTCACTGCGCACAGAGAGATTGATTGTTACACAACAGCTATCGCTGCAAGTTGCAAGGAAAGCCAACCAATAAGTTGTTCTTTGCCGCTGTCAGCCCCTCTTCAACGCATTGAGCATCAGGGTTGCTAACTGCCTTGTTGCCTGTCTCGTCACATTCTCAGGATTTTGATGAGCAGGTAAGAAGAGAGGCCTTTCCTCCTAACATGATGTTGGTAACAAGCGTTCGGGTAATTTGGGCATCGCCGAACAAGCCGAAGAACACGTGGCGGGGAGGCCCAGATGTCCCTAAACGTGGATATCACGATGCTCTGATGCCTTGCAGTCAGTACCAACATTACGGACAACCTGATACCCCCGCAAGCAGGTTCATGCCAGGTCCGAATCTGATCATCAAGGTTGTTGGCGGATCCACGACGATGTGTCTGGTTGCGCTCAGGCCGTTAGCAGCATTCAATGTGGAGTAACTACTAACCAAGTACGCACTTCCACTCCAGGATGTCTGACTCTGCTGCTCTAGGCTGCCTCACAGCTCGCTCCGTACCTTGGTAGAAGGCCAGGATGAAAATATCCGACTTCAGGCATGCATCTATCTGCATGATGGTTGCATACGACAGAATGATACGACTACTACTATTGCTACCTA is part of the Fusarium poae strain DAOMC 252244 chromosome 4, whole genome shotgun sequence genome and encodes:
- a CDS encoding hypothetical protein (BUSCO:38065at5125), whose protein sequence is MADSGDTYRPRERSRSPRRRSRSPERSHRRRSYSPRSRSGSRDDYRRNRDRSPMTSTGASGGGPSAGYGGQAPHRSYEERAVAREQMMNNIRESSQQDRRVYVGNLSYDVKWHHLKDFMRQAGEVLFADVLLLPNGMSKGCGIVEYATREQAQAAVAQLSNQNLMGRLVYVREDREAEPRFIGATGGNRGGFGGGGGMPGHFNPAYGGVAPSGGAPGGGGRQIYVANLPFNVGWQDLKDLFRQAARNGAVIRADVHIGPDGRPKGSGIVVFESPDDARNAIAQFNGYDWQGRVIEVREDRYAGSGPGMGFGGRGGFGGGMRGGFGGGFGGRGGFGGGRGGFGGGFGRGGFGGGAPGGPGFEPPASSVPPNPFTDYATAGGDRGEVIYVRNLPWSTSNDDLVELFTTIGKVEQAEIQYEPSGRSRGTGVVRFDSAETAETAITKFQGYQYGGRPLNLSFVKYLNQGGNDVMDTDPHGGLTQDQIM